GGTTCCATCCTCATTGTCCTCTTTCAATGCAAAACCAATTAAATGAGAAGCAAATATACCATTTGGATAATAGCGTTTTAAATCGCTGACAAACAAAATCCCAGGTAATTTCAAGTCCTTAATTTTGCTCATTACTTCATGGTTAATGCCTCTGCCCGCAACGCCAAACTCCACCTGGTACGGCAATGTCCCATCACTGCGCAACTTTGTTAGCCGCTTATAAATGTCTTCTTTTTTCATCGGTATATATTCTGCTAAAACTTCCGCAGTTTTTTCAGGGTCTACAACGTGATGTGGATTCTTTTCATCTGTAGTAGCCTTATCGCTAACTACAGCAATTAATCGATAGCTTAGTGTATCTTCTGCAATGACTTGTCCATTTCTATCTAATATTTTCCCTCGGTTTGCTGTTATTGCACTTTCCTTGTTATATTTAGCTGCTGCCTTTGCAGCGAGCGCTTGTCCTTCTGCTTCACCTGTCGCCTGCAACGTAACCATTCTCGTGAATAATAGGAAAAAGAGCCCTCCATAAAAAACTAGTAATAGAAAGGCTCCCCATTGGAATCGAAATCTCTTTTTTTTCATTCTCCCGGCACTACCTTTACATTTTTCTCATTTTGAGTTAAACCGAGTTCTTTTGCTTTTTTCCATATATTTTCGTATGTAGAAAGTTCACTTACACGAACTGTCAAGTCAACATTCTGTTTCGCAATCTCATCTGCTTCTGCTTGGATTTTTTGAATGTCCATGCTTGTCGTTTGAATTGCTGCTTGGTTGTTTAATACTAATACTGACAATACAGCAATAATGCTTACTAGAGTTAGTAGCATCGCCTTTTCAAACTTCTGGTTCGTTTTTTTACGACGTATGATAGTGGGTTGTGGACTAGGTGGTGTTAACGGTTGTTGCACATGTTGCTGTTGGTGCTGCCTTACACGAACTGCTGCCATTTACTCACGCCCTTTGTCGTTAATTTTCTCCACCACTCTAAGCTTTGCTGAACGAGCTCGATTGTTAACTGCTAATTCTTCCTCAGAAGGTAGAATCGGCTTTCTAGATACAAGCTTTAAAGTCGGCTTCATGTCATCTGGAATTACCGGTAGATTAGGTGGTAATTCAGGTAAGGATGACGCTTCCTTAAAAATTGTCTTGCATAGGCGGTCTTCCAATGAATGGAACGTAATAACACTAATGCGTCCACCTACGTTAATCATATCAATCGCATCGACCAATGAATCCTCTGCCGCGCCTAGCTCATCATTGACAGCAATACGAATTGCTTGGAAGATGCGCTTTGCAGGATGTCCACCTTTACGGCGAGCCGCTGCTGGTATACCCTCTTTAATTAGTTCCACAAGTTGTCCCGTTGTTTCAATCGGTGCCGTTTTACGAGCCTCTTCGATTTTTCGAGCAACTTGCTTAGAAAATTTTTCTTCTCCATAACGGAAGAAAATACGGACTAAATCTCCGTATGCCCATTCATTAACGACATGATACGCCGTAAGCGCTGCCGTCTGGTCCATACGCATATCAAGTGGAGCATCATGATGATAGCTAAAACCACGTTCTGGTGTATCTAATTGTGGCGAAGAAACGCCTAAATCATATAAAATGCCATCTACCTCTTGGATACCAATAGCTAATAGCTCTTCTTTTAAATAGCGGAAATTCGAATGCACAAATGTTACTCGCTCTATATAAGGAGCTAATCGAACTTTCGCATTTTCAATAGCCGTTGTGTCTTGATCAAAACAAATTAGACGGCCTTTATCTGATAATTGTTGTACTAAATATTCACTGTGTCCTGCTCCACCAAGCGTACAGTCCACATATACACCATCAGGATCGATGTTCAATCCGTCAACAGTTTCTTTTAATAACACGGTTGTATGATCGAACATACCAATCGCTCCCCTCAGGCCTTTACTTTTTCAACTGACGTTTTTACGTCTACTACAAAGTTAAAAATCAAAGCCAATCATATTTTCTGCAATTTCATTAAAAGATTGTTCAGACTCTGTGAAATAAGTTTCCCAAGCATCTTTTGCCCATATCTCAATTCGATTCGAGACACCTAGTACAACACATTCTTTTACTAAATGTGCATGTTGCACTAAAGTCGAAGGAATATTAATACGACCCTGCTTGTCTATTTCTACTTCCGTCGCACCTGAAAAGAAAAACCTTGCAAAAGCACGTGTATCTTTCTTTGTCATCGGTAAACCTTTTAATTTTTCTTCGAGTTTTCGCCATTCATCCATAGGATAGCCAAATAAACAATTATCAAGTCCGCGTGTCACAACAAAGGTTTCACCTAAGGCTTCACGAAATTTTGCGGGCACGATTAATCGTCCTTTCGCGTCAACAGAGTGTTGGTATTCTCCCATGAACATGCTAGTCACCCCACTTTATTAAATAATGTACCACATCGCCCCACTTTCCTCCACTTTTTTTAAAAAAAACTTGACATTTTAACCTTTTATGTGTGTTTAGACCTTTAAGCCAAATTTCATTTTGTGCTAAAGGGCATAAAAAAAGAACTACCCATAGTAGGATAGCTCTCTATTTTCCTGTTAAACCGACAAATTTCTTCAAATCTATATTTACATCATACCTTTAATAGTTCTAAAGATATATTTTTAATTCTTATAAATAAAGTAAATAGTGGTGATTTCCAACGCTATATGTTTTCTTGAGCATTTCATCAATTAACGTAGGTCCAAACTCATTGATATATTGATATGGATTATAAGAACGTTCTTGGAACCCATCATTTGGATATAGCTCATTTTGCAGCGTCATAAATTTACGGATAGTAGTCTCATGCTTACTTAGCACCGTTTGTTCTACCTTTTGTTGCAAATACTCAAACTGCCTCACATGATTTTCTTTATTTTTTTCAAGTATTTTATCTAGCGACATATGTTGTTGTGCAAAATATTGTTCAAGAGTAGCATATTTATCTAAAACGAGTTGTTGCATCTCAAGAATTTGACGTTTTGCCTCATCATCTTGAACTTCGGCAATAAATTGCTCCTTCAATGCCATCGCTTTGCCATCCAATACATCCGTCACTGTTAAATGATATTCACGCAGTAGTTGTTCTACATGTCGTGTAACAATCGTAATATTGAGACGTGGTGCAAAAATCGGCATTTGTAAACCTAACACAGAAAAGGCATCCTTTAATGTTGCCCAATAAGCAAGCTCACCAGGTCCACCAACAAACGCTAATACCGGTATCGTCATTTCCTGCATTAACGGACGTGTAACAACATTATTACTTAAATCTTCAGGATTTTTTTCTGCAATTGTTAATAGCTCTTCATGTGAAAGTTTGATATTTGCTGCTAAATTGACAAATTGATCGTGTCGTCTTTCTAGTAAAAAGCGTTCTCCATCTTTTACATAGAACAGGTTAGCTGCATCGTCGGTTGCTAAAATCGGCTTCCCGTAGCCAGCACTTTCCAACGCCGCTTCCTTTTCCGTTACTAATTTTGCAATTTCCTCACTATGGTTT
The genomic region above belongs to Lysinibacillus sp. FSL W8-0992 and contains:
- the bshC gene encoding bacillithiol biosynthesis cysteine-adding enzyme BshC; the encoded protein is MKLESIQVPVKNRVLADYWSPNTAIHEFFEYEYNDESFEKRAKYLEQRACDQKELTAIIRQFMEPLGLSEKANEHLQQLEQGAVAVVGGQQAGVLTGPLYSVHKAISVISLAKEQSEKLQRPVVPIFWIAGEDHDLEEINHTFTMHDMDIKKRAYGERSRRKTMASTTSLNKEAMVQLVNTIIKDFGETAHTERLFNQLLDALNNSETFTDFFARLMNELFKEEGLLMIDAADMNFRQYERNNFARLINHSEEIAKLVTEKEAALESAGYGKPILATDDAANLFYVKDGERFLLERRHDQFVNLAANIKLSHEELLTIAEKNPEDLSNNVVTRPLMQEMTIPVLAFVGGPGELAYWATLKDAFSVLGLQMPIFAPRLNITIVTRHVEQLLREYHLTVTDVLDGKAMALKEQFIAEVQDDEAKRQILEMQQLVLDKYATLEQYFAQQHMSLDKILEKNKENHVRQFEYLQQKVEQTVLSKHETTIRKFMTLQNELYPNDGFQERSYNPYQYINEFGPTLIDEMLKKTYSVGNHHYLLYL
- the mraZ gene encoding division/cell wall cluster transcriptional repressor MraZ, giving the protein MFMGEYQHSVDAKGRLIVPAKFREALGETFVVTRGLDNCLFGYPMDEWRKLEEKLKGLPMTKKDTRAFARFFFSGATEVEIDKQGRINIPSTLVQHAHLVKECVVLGVSNRIEIWAKDAWETYFTESEQSFNEIAENMIGFDF
- the ftsL gene encoding cell division protein FtsL, encoding MAAVRVRQHQQQHVQQPLTPPSPQPTIIRRKKTNQKFEKAMLLTLVSIIAVLSVLVLNNQAAIQTTSMDIQKIQAEADEIAKQNVDLTVRVSELSTYENIWKKAKELGLTQNEKNVKVVPGE
- the rsmH gene encoding 16S rRNA (cytosine(1402)-N(4))-methyltransferase RsmH, which codes for MFDHTTVLLKETVDGLNIDPDGVYVDCTLGGAGHSEYLVQQLSDKGRLICFDQDTTAIENAKVRLAPYIERVTFVHSNFRYLKEELLAIGIQEVDGILYDLGVSSPQLDTPERGFSYHHDAPLDMRMDQTAALTAYHVVNEWAYGDLVRIFFRYGEEKFSKQVARKIEEARKTAPIETTGQLVELIKEGIPAAARRKGGHPAKRIFQAIRIAVNDELGAAEDSLVDAIDMINVGGRISVITFHSLEDRLCKTIFKEASSLPELPPNLPVIPDDMKPTLKLVSRKPILPSEEELAVNNRARSAKLRVVEKINDKGRE